In Corynebacterium endometrii, one DNA window encodes the following:
- the gatC gene encoding Asp-tRNA(Asn)/Glu-tRNA(Gln) amidotransferase subunit GatC, with protein MSEISRDEVAHLAKLSRLALSEEELSQFASQIDEIIGAVSAVGKVDAEGVVPMSHPHTINAPMREDVIVRTLGTEQALDQAPAAEDDRFVVPQILGGE; from the coding sequence GTGTCTGAGATTTCGCGTGACGAGGTGGCACACCTCGCCAAGTTGTCTCGCCTGGCGCTGAGCGAGGAAGAGCTGTCACAGTTTGCTAGCCAGATTGATGAAATCATTGGTGCAGTGTCCGCTGTGGGCAAGGTGGATGCGGAAGGCGTAGTGCCAATGAGCCACCCTCACACCATTAACGCCCCAATGCGTGAGGACGTTATCGTCCGCACGCTGGGCACCGAGCAGGCGCTTGACCAGGCGCCTGCCGCGGAAGATGACCGCTTTGTTGTCCCTCAGATCCTCGGAGGAGAGTAA